Proteins encoded within one genomic window of Humulus lupulus chromosome 1, drHumLupu1.1, whole genome shotgun sequence:
- the LOC133834645 gene encoding L-type lectin-domain containing receptor kinase IX.1-like, whose translation MDNIFLSLLLLLLISSANSLHFKISASDQNSQDIALQGDAVHTSTPTAGVVEMINKFSFLCRVGWATYPASVPLWDSSTGKFADFTTNFSFTIDTLNRSTYGHGLTFFLAPAGYQIPPNSAGGFLGLYNTTTVDDRSDSNQLLHVEFDSFSNPEWDPPMEHVGINVNSIASAVYTPWNAGLHSTDNVLVSISYDSKAKNLKVDWSYEKSSIYKESVTSLSYKIDLSKVLPQWVTMGFTAATGQFGARHILNSWEFNSSLDL comes from the coding sequence ATGGATAACATTTTCCTCTcactccttcttcttcttctgatctCCTCAGCTAATTCACTCCATTTCAAAATCTCTGCCTCTGACCAAAACTCCCAAGACATAGCTCTCCAAGGAGACGCCGTACATACCAGTACTCCTACTGCTGGTGTGGTTGAAATGATCAACAAATTCAGCTTCCTCTGCCGCGTTGGTTGGGCCACTTACCCTGCTAGTGTGCCTCTCTGGGACTCTAGTACGGGCAAGTTTGCCGATTTCACCACCAACTTCTCCTTCACAATCGACACCCTAAACAGGTCCACCTACGGCCACGGCCTCACATTCTTTCTTGCTCCGGCCGGATACCAGATTCCGCCCAACTCAGCCGGCGGATTCTTGGGCCTGTACAACACAACAACCGTTGATGATCGTTCGGACTCGAACCAGCTTCTGCATGTAGAGTTCGACAGTTTTTCGAACCCGGAATGGGACCCTCCAATGGAACATGTTGGAATCAACGTCAACTCCATAGCTTCCGCGGTTTACACTCCTTGGAACGCTGGCCTGCATAGTACGGACAACGTTTTGGTTTCGATTTCTTATGACTCAAAGGCTAAGAATTTGAAAGTCGATTGGAGCTATGAAAAAAGCTCGATTTATAAGGAGAGTGTCACGAGTCTTTCTTACAAAATTGATTTGAGTAAGGTTCTTCCTCAGTGGGTCACGATGGGATTTACGGCTGCTACTGGTCAATTCGGAGCAAGGCATATACTTAATTCATGGGAATTTAATTCCAGTTTGGATTTGTAA